DNA sequence from the Sediminibacillus dalangtanensis genome:
GAACGGAAGCAGAGATGGAAATACAATTTCCCACCACATATTCAATCCCCGTATACTTGCTTCTAGTGTTTGATCTGGAAATGTAATCAGTGCAGCTGCCAGAAATAAAGCTGTTCCGGCAAACAAAATCGACTTTATTTTAGATTTCAATACTCCGGCCTCCCAGTTGGTGAGCTTCACACATTTCTGTACTTCTATTAGAGGAAATAGTAGAATATGAATAGCTCCTATAGTACAAGCAATCCTTTAACAATATACGCTCATAGTTCTTGGTTTTATGCCATAATATAGGTAAAAAACATTCAGGCTAAAGGAGCGTTCCAGGGTGAATCCATCTATAGGTTTGGCATTAGGTTCAGGAGGGGCTAGGGGGTTTGCCCACTTAGGCGTTTTAAAAGCATTAACTGATAAAGGGATTGCCATTAATTGTATAGCAGGAAGCAGTATGGGGGCGCTGATCGGTGCGTTGTATGCATCTGGTCAGAGACTGGACAGCTTGTACCAGCTTGCCAGAACATTCAAGCGAAAGTATTTTTTGGATTTTACCCTTCCGAATATGGGGTTTCTTCAAGGAGACCGAATTAAGGAATATATCCGCTTGTTTACCTTTAATAAAAATCTGGAACAATTTGATATACCAATCGGTGTAACAGCAACTAACTTATTTGATGGCAGTAAAAAAGTGTTTACAGGGGGAAGTGCAGCAGATGCTGTCCGGGCGAGTATATCGATACCGGGCATATTTATTCCGGTAAATATCGATGGGCAGTTATTTGTTGACGGGGGAGTAGTTGATCGTGTTCCGGTCTCGGTTGCCAAGCAGCTGGGGGCGGATTTCGTGATTGGCGTAGATTGTGCTCATTTTTCGATTAATACCGATGTTGATTCCATTTATGACGTGATTATTCAAAGTATCGATATTATGCAGGATGAGCTGGTCAACGCAACGGGTCCACAAGCAGATATTCTATTGAAACCCAACGTATCTGCGTTTAGTTCCCGTGCATTCAAGGATATAGAAGCGATAGTCGATGAAGGAGAGC
Encoded proteins:
- a CDS encoding patatin-like phospholipase family protein; the encoded protein is MNPSIGLALGSGGARGFAHLGVLKALTDKGIAINCIAGSSMGALIGALYASGQRLDSLYQLARTFKRKYFLDFTLPNMGFLQGDRIKEYIRLFTFNKNLEQFDIPIGVTATNLFDGSKKVFTGGSAADAVRASISIPGIFIPVNIDGQLFVDGGVVDRVPVSVAKQLGADFVIGVDCAHFSINTDVDSIYDVIIQSIDIMQDELVNATGPQADILLKPNVSAFSSRAFKDIEAIVDEGERETLRKMPEIIRSIEDWKEKKR